Proteins encoded within one genomic window of Xiphophorus maculatus strain JP 163 A chromosome 11, X_maculatus-5.0-male, whole genome shotgun sequence:
- the LOC102229423 gene encoding alpha-crystallin B chain-like, which translates to MDIPIQYPWYRRGFPSRFSDLSLAEPLADWPLVWPFSWSFPWMRPSFMRWFNWPENGHSEMRMEKDRFVIYLDVKHFSPDELSVSVSDEFITVHAKHEDRQDDHGFVSREFLRKYRLPSGVLGADITSNLSSDGVLTITAPRPCLGPDCNIPISFEDGSQKQKM; encoded by the exons ATGGATATTCCCATTCAGTACCCCTGGTACCGCCGTGGCTTCCCAAGCCGGTTTTCTGACCTCTCCTTGGCAGAACCTCTTGCTGACTGGCCACTGGTGTGGCCCTTCTCCTGGTCCTTCCCCTGGATGCGACCTTCATTTATGCGCTGGTTCAACTGGCCAGAAAATGGACACAGTGAG ATGCGGATGGAAAAGGACCGCTTTGTTATTTATCTGGATGTGAAGCATTTCTCCCCCGATGAGCTGTCCGTCAGTGTTAGTGACGAGTTCATCACCGTGCACGCTAAGCACGAGGACAGACAG GATGATCACGGCTTTGTGTCAAGAGAGTTTCTGAGGAAATACAGGCTTCCATCTGGCGTGTTAGGGGCCGACATCACCTCCAATCTGTCATCTGATGGTGTGTTAACAATCACAGCGCCTCGGCCATGTCTTGGGCCAGACTGCAACATTCCCATCTCATTTGAAGATGgctcacagaaacaaaaaatgtag